In Exiguobacterium acetylicum, the genomic stretch CGGTTTTGAAGTATATGCCGAAGATCCAGATTCCGTAAAATTAGAAGACGGCACATATCGTGATGATATTTGGATGAAGAAGTACGTCTAATTTCTTCAGATGATGTGGAAAGAAGCTGTAGCAAAAAAAAGTGCTACAGCTTTTTCGCATGGTATCCGTAGGATATCAGTATCGGCAAAGAATGAATATTTGTTATCATGAGAACAAAGCGGATGTCACGTCGTAGTCCGATTGAAAGGGAGCGAATGAACATGAAAGAAGTCATACGTACGATTGAAGAGCTTGTCTCGATTCCGAGTCCAACAGGTTCGACAAAAGAAGCGATTACATATGTAGAAAAGCGATTGATCGCAGAAGGGGTCACGTATCGAAAACTTGAAAAAGGAGCGATTTTAGCGACACTACCTGGTGCTTCAACGCGTACGCGGTTACTGACGGCACACGTCGACACACTAGGAGCGATGGTGAAAGAGATTCTACCAACAGGACGACTTCGTTTATCACAACTAGGGGGATATGCTTGGACAGCGATCGAAGGTGAGAACTGTCTCATTCACAAGATGGACGGTCAAACGGTTTCAGGTACGATCGTGTTCCATCATTCGAGTGTTCATACGTCGCGCGAGACGAACAAAACGGAACGATCCGCTGATAATATCGAAGTACGATTAGACATTCGTTCGACGACAGCAGAAGAGACGCGCGTTGCGGGGATTGAAGTAGGAGACATCGTAACGTTTGATCCGCGATTCCTCTATACGGAAACGGGATTCGTGAAGTCGCGCCATCTCGATGATAAAGCATCCGTTGCTTTGTTACTTGAATTGATCAAGGAATGGAAAACAATCGAGTTGCCACACACGATCCAGATTCTGATTTCAAATTACGAAGAAGTTGGATTCGGTGGGAATGCTGGATTCACGGACGAGGTCGCAGAATACATCGCGGTCGACATGGGGGCACTAGGAGACGGTCAGCATTCGGATGAATTCACGGTCTCGATCTGTGCGAAAGATGGTTCAGGTCCATATGACTTAGCTTTACGCCACCAGTTAACGCGTTTAGCACAACGTAACAGTATTCCATATAAGGTTGATATCTATCCGTTCTATAGCTCGGATGCCTCAGCGGCAGTAAGTGCGGGACACGACGTCCGGCACGGATTGTTCGGTCCGGGAATCGAATCGAGTCATTCGTACGAACGTACACATGAGACGTCGTTACAAGCGACATATGATTTGCTACATGCCTATGTAAAGGAGCCGATGGTCGATGAAGACACTGTATGACGTACAGCAATTACTCAAGACATACGGGACTTTCATCTATCTTGGGGACCGGGCGTCCGATATCGCGATGATGATGCTTGAACTCGATGAATTACAAGAAGCAGGCGTTTTGGAACAGCGACAGTATGATTCAGCAAAACTAATCTTGCGACATGAATTAAAGCGTTCACAATCCGATAACATTTAAGGTTGTGCAACCCTTTGCGCAAACGGGTTATGTCCGGTAAAATGAGGAAGCAGACATTATATGAGTATAGGGGAGACGAAGCAATGAAATGGTTACTCGGCATTGATATCGGCGGAACGACAGTCAAGATGGCAATTTTGGATTTGCAAGGGATCATCGTAGAGAAATGGGAAATCGAGACGGTCGTTTTGAATGATGGCGTACAAATTCCTGGAGATATCGCAAAATCCTTCTTTGAGAAGTGTCAAGAGAGCAACAAACGCCCAGAAGATTTCGTCGGAGCGGGCATCGGTGCGCCGGGATTCATTGATTTCAATACAGGTGTCGTCGAGAAAGCGGTCAATATCGGTTGGAATAACTTTGAACTCATCGGTGAATTCGAACGTTTGACGGGTTTACCGGCTGTTCTTGAAAATGATGCGAACGCAGCGGCAATCGGTGAGATGTGGAAAGGTGCCGGTAGTGGAGCAACCGAACTCCTTGCGGTCACACTCGGTACGGGCGTCGGTGGTGGTCTGATCACGAACGGACAAATCGTGCATGGTACAGTCGGAATGGCTGGAGAAATCGGTCATATCACGATGTTGCCTGAAGGTGGCGTCCTATGTGGATGTGGTCGCAAAGGGTGTCTTGAGACGATCGCGTCAGCAACAGGGATTGCCCGTCTTGGTCTTGAGAAGCGTAAAGGGAAGGAAACGTTACTTAACGACATCAAGGCAGTGACGGCGAAAGACGTATTCGAAGCGTATGAAAAAGGGGACCGGGTCGCAACGGAAGTCGTAGAAGAAGTGACGTTCCACCTCGGTCTTGCCATCTCCAACTTAGCGAACAGTATCAATCCGGAAATCATCGTCATCGGCGGTGGTGTCTCAAAAGCGGGCGAGACATTGCTTGCACCACTGCGTCAACAGTTCGAACGCTTTGCTTTACCACGGGTTTTCGGATCGACGACGTTCAAGATTGCCGAGCTTGGAAACGATGCCGGAGTCATCGGCTGTGCATGGCTTGCGAAGCAGATGTTTCTCAAAAAATGATAATATTCAATTTCAGTAAAAGGTTCGCTTCGGCGAATCTTTTTTTTGTTTACAAACGTACAGTAATTATGTGATTGTTAAGTATCTTCCGGATTCCAGTTGCATTTTTGTAAAACTAAGCGTAAAATTTTCACGTGATATGGGTATATGTAAATTATGATGTAAGTTGTGTGAACTGAAAGCAGAAAGCACATGTAAATTAGGAGGCAGGTTTTTATGCAGCAAGACGCAAACATCTGGTCGCGAATGCGCCTAAAGATGGGTCAAGGCGTTCGCAGCACCTATAAAGAGCACAAGCTCTTTTGGATTGCGACCATATTGATTTGGTTAAAAACGTATTTAGCGTATACACTTTTCTTTAACGTTCCCGTAACAAACTCTGCGCAAGCATTCATTCTACTAATTAACCCAATTAGTTCAGCGCTCTTCATGTTTGGGTTCAGCTTCTTCTTCCGGGGAAATGTTCAAAAATGGTTCATCTACGGCACATTGTTCGTCGCGACACTCATTTTATATGCGGACATCATTTTCTTCCGCTTCTTTAATGACTATCTGACGTTGCCGGTATTGTTCCAAACATCGAATGCAGAGACCGTTTCTGCATCGCTCGGTTCACTCTTGAACTGGTCCGATTTATTGATCGTCGGTGACTTGATCATCTTACCGTTCTTCCTACGGAAAATGGACATGTCAAAAAATGTGGCGTCACGTGGACGCGCAATTCTTGCATTCGTTGCAGCAGTCGTCGTTTTCCTTGGAAACTTGACGCTCGCTGAGACAGAACGTCCAGAATTGCTCACACGTGCCTTCGACCGAGAATTGCTCGTTAAAAACATCGGAACATTTAACTTCCATATGTATGATGCACTCATTCAGTCGAAGACATCTGCGCAAAAAGCACTCGCAGACAGTTCTGAACTGTCGGAAGTTCAAAGCTTCATTGATTCAAAACATGCCGAACCGAACCCAGCTATGTTCGGAAAGTACAAGGGAAAGAACGTCATCGTCGTTTCCTTTGAGTCGGCACAATCCTTTGCAGTTGGATTAAAAGCACCAAACGGACAAGAGATTACACCGAACCTGAATAAGTTGATCAAGGAATCGCATTCATGGGATAACTTCTATCACAACACAGGACAAGGGAAAACGGCAGATGCTGAATTCATTCTCGAAAACTCGATCTATCCACTTGGGCGCGGTGCAGCATTCTTTACGAACGGAGAAAACGAATTCCGGGCAACTCCTGAAATGTTGAAAGAAGACGGCTATTATTCAGCTGTTTTCCATGCAAACAACAAATCGTTCTGGAACCGAGACATCGTCTACAATAGCTTTGGCGTCGATCGTTTCTTCTCAGAGACGGATTATGACCTAGGTGATCCAGCAGATTTGACGGAGTGGGGCTTGCTCGATGATAAATTCTTTGAGCAGTCATTGCCGATGTTGAAAGATTTACCACGTCCGTTCTACTCGAAGTTCATCACATTGACGAACCACTATCCATTTGAGATGCCAAAACCAGAAGATGAACTCGTACCACCGCTTGAGACAAGTTCTACTACGCTCAACCATTACGTCCAGGCACTAGCGTATCAAGATATGGCACTCGGTAAATTCATCGAGGGTCTGAAAAAAGATGGTACGTGGGATGACACGATCTTCATGGTCTATGGCGACCACTATGGTATCTCGACGAACCACAATGCTGCGATGGCAGAACTCATGAACAAAGATGAGTTGACGCCGTATGATGTCGCACAATTGCAACGTGTACCATTCGTGATCCATTTACCGGGTCAAACGAAAGGTGTCAAACATGAAGACGTCGCGAGTCAAATCGACATTAAACCGACATTGCTACATCTGTTAGGACAAGACTTCAAGAATGAAGTATTGTTCGGTACCGATCTTTTCTCGAAGCAGCACAAGGATTATGCGCTGTTCCGCGATGGTTCCGTCATAACAGACAAAACGGTCTATACGCAGGAAACATGTTATGACCGCAAGACAGGTGAAGAAGTAAAAGATGGAGAGTTAGCGGAGATGTGTAAACAATCTACGAAACAATCCGAGAAGGAGTTAGGACTTTCGGATAAAGTCATCTATGGTGATTTGCTCCGTTTCCTTCAAACTTCAAAATAAGATGAGGAAAACGAATCTACTTTCGAGTGGATTCGTTTTTTTTTGTAGAAAGGCAAATAAAAAGAGAGATGCGCGAGGCATCTCTCTTCAGATTTTAGACAAAAGGGCTGACACCAAAAAATGACGCATCTTTTCACGCCCTTTCCTCAGGCGAGACACAAGCCAGTTTTCCTGCTTCATTTAAGCAGGAAAGCGGGTCTTGTTCGTCTCTGACAGCGCATAAATGCGCTTTTCCCTGTAGGAGTGGCGTGTGACGCGTCATTCTTTTTATTACGAGATAAGGTAAGGGAGGCAGATCATCAATCTGCCTCCCTTATCTTTGTAGATACTGACTTTTGAGTCAGCCTCTTTTTAGCGTATCTTGATTACGATGGAATACCGCCGTAAATCAATGTCGCAATCCCGAACCAGCCGAATAAGACGACAGTCAGACCTGCGAATACGAGTGGAAACATTTGGCGTTTCTTAAGTGAACGAACGACGGCCCAAACGCCGACGAGTGCGACGAAGAAGAAAAGCCAACCGATTGGTTGATCCAAATGCATGACGTACTCCCCCTTAAACAATCACGTTATGAATTTCACGAAGATTTCACTTAAATCTCACTTTTTAGTTTATCCGACTCGCGGGATAAAGTCGAGAGGGCGTTGCAGGAACTTTCGACAATTTCGTGTATAGTAGGAGAAGAGTCTATTGTAAAGGGGTTTTATAGAATGGAAATCGTAATGATCACTTCCGGTATGGCATCTGAGAATGGTTATTTGTTATTTAAAGATAAGGAATGTCTCGTCATTGATCCGGGTACAGAAGATATGCGGTTTTTCGATGAGATTGAAAGTCGGGGAGCAACATTAAAAGCGATTTTGTTGACGCATGCGCATTTTGACCACATTGGTGGTGTGGATATGTTACGACGCTTCACGGAAGCCCCTGTCTACGTGCATCCGGAAGAAGCAGGATGGCTTGGTAATCCAGAATGGAATGGTTCAGCAAAATTCGGAATGCCACCGATGCGGATGAAACCAGCGGATCATTTGTTGCAACCAGGACGATTGACGATCGGTAGCTTTTCGATGCATGTACTTGAGACGCCAGGACACTCACCAGGAAGTGTGACGTTTTACTTTAAAGGAGAGCGGATCGCGTTCGGTGGAGATCTCCTGTTCCAGCAAGGCGTCGGACGAACGGATCTACACGGTGGAGATCAAGACGTATTGATGCGTTCACTGGATCGACTCATCGCGGAACTACCGGCAGATACGACGGTTTATCCAGGGCATGGTTCGAGTACGACGATTCGTCAAGAAATGAAATCGAATCCATTCCTCTGACTAAAAAAACTCGCCATCCAAAAGGATGACGAGTTTTTTTCATTACATCTGGAAGTTCGACCAGTACGTAAAGACGATGAAAAATACAGTTAAGTAAGCTCCAAAGATATAGACATACGTTTTTTCAGTTAAGCGCAAGTAACCGAGCGCTGCAAAAAATACAGTTTGTGCTAAGAAGACGAAGCCCATGACTAAAAATGAATCCGTATGCTCACTTGAGCTTGCATCGCCACCCAATGCGCCGATAAATGCCATGACTGCGATGATACCAGTCCAGAAACCGAGTACGCGGTACATTCTCCCCATTCCTATAACCCCCTAAATCCGACAGATAGTCAATATACGTACTTATTTTACCAAGCAAACAATCATCCGTCCATCCTGTTCTAGTGATTGTTAAGGAATAACTGTGAACAAAAGATGAAGTTTCAAAAAAAGTTGTACAATAGTTGTACAAAAGGTGTACAAAGTCAAATTGACGTGCTATAGTAACTGTAATGAAACCCCACACTTTGAGAGGAGGAGCAAAAATGACGAATGAGTTAGTCTTTTTCACATACCCAAGCTGTACATCATGTCGTAAAACGAAATCATGGTTAAAAGAGGAACATGTTGATGTAGAGGAACGTCATCTGTTCAGAAATGCTCCAACAGTTGATGAACTCATGGAACTGTTGAAATTATCGACGGATGGGATTGAAAGTTTGCTCGCAACACGCAGTCAAGCCTTCAAGGATCTCGGCATTGATATTGAAGACATGAAACTCAGTGAGTTATTACGCCTCATGAGTGACAATCCGAAATTATTACGCCGTCCAATCATCACTGATGGAAAACAACTTGTTATCGGATACGATAAACCAGGTCTTGAGACATTGGCGAAGCGTAAACATCGGACAATCGCACACGTATCGTAAAGAAGCCGGTTTGGTCGGCTTCTTTTTTTTGTGTATTGTTTGCGGTAGGGAGGTGAAGAGAAATGAAGGAATGGACGACACAACTCATGGAACGATTCGAATCACTTGGTGCAACAGATGTTCATTTCGTACCGAATGAAGCTTGCGTCCGAATCGTTTGTCGAACGG encodes the following:
- a CDS encoding ROK family glucokinase, whose protein sequence is MKWLLGIDIGGTTVKMAILDLQGIIVEKWEIETVVLNDGVQIPGDIAKSFFEKCQESNKRPEDFVGAGIGAPGFIDFNTGVVEKAVNIGWNNFELIGEFERLTGLPAVLENDANAAAIGEMWKGAGSGATELLAVTLGTGVGGGLITNGQIVHGTVGMAGEIGHITMLPEGGVLCGCGRKGCLETIASATGIARLGLEKRKGKETLLNDIKAVTAKDVFEAYEKGDRVATEVVEEVTFHLGLAISNLANSINPEIIVIGGGVSKAGETLLAPLRQQFERFALPRVFGSTTFKIAELGNDAGVIGCAWLAKQMFLKK
- a CDS encoding YqgQ family protein, yielding MKTLYDVQQLLKTYGTFIYLGDRASDIAMMMLELDELQEAGVLEQRQYDSAKLILRHELKRSQSDNI
- a CDS encoding DUF2759 domain-containing protein, whose translation is MHLDQPIGWLFFFVALVGVWAVVRSLKKRQMFPLVFAGLTVVLFGWFGIATLIYGGIPS
- a CDS encoding MBL fold metallo-hydrolase, with protein sequence MEIVMITSGMASENGYLLFKDKECLVIDPGTEDMRFFDEIESRGATLKAILLTHAHFDHIGGVDMLRRFTEAPVYVHPEEAGWLGNPEWNGSAKFGMPPMRMKPADHLLQPGRLTIGSFSMHVLETPGHSPGSVTFYFKGERIAFGGDLLFQQGVGRTDLHGGDQDVLMRSLDRLIAELPADTTVYPGHGSSTTIRQEMKSNPFL
- a CDS encoding Spx/MgsR family RNA polymerase-binding regulatory protein, whose amino-acid sequence is MTNELVFFTYPSCTSCRKTKSWLKEEHVDVEERHLFRNAPTVDELMELLKLSTDGIESLLATRSQAFKDLGIDIEDMKLSELLRLMSDNPKLLRRPIITDGKQLVIGYDKPGLETLAKRKHRTIAHVS
- a CDS encoding M42 family metallopeptidase translates to MKEVIRTIEELVSIPSPTGSTKEAITYVEKRLIAEGVTYRKLEKGAILATLPGASTRTRLLTAHVDTLGAMVKEILPTGRLRLSQLGGYAWTAIEGENCLIHKMDGQTVSGTIVFHHSSVHTSRETNKTERSADNIEVRLDIRSTTAEETRVAGIEVGDIVTFDPRFLYTETGFVKSRHLDDKASVALLLELIKEWKTIELPHTIQILISNYEEVGFGGNAGFTDEVAEYIAVDMGALGDGQHSDEFTVSICAKDGSGPYDLALRHQLTRLAQRNSIPYKVDIYPFYSSDASAAVSAGHDVRHGLFGPGIESSHSYERTHETSLQATYDLLHAYVKEPMVDEDTV
- a CDS encoding LTA synthase family protein — translated: MQQDANIWSRMRLKMGQGVRSTYKEHKLFWIATILIWLKTYLAYTLFFNVPVTNSAQAFILLINPISSALFMFGFSFFFRGNVQKWFIYGTLFVATLILYADIIFFRFFNDYLTLPVLFQTSNAETVSASLGSLLNWSDLLIVGDLIILPFFLRKMDMSKNVASRGRAILAFVAAVVVFLGNLTLAETERPELLTRAFDRELLVKNIGTFNFHMYDALIQSKTSAQKALADSSELSEVQSFIDSKHAEPNPAMFGKYKGKNVIVVSFESAQSFAVGLKAPNGQEITPNLNKLIKESHSWDNFYHNTGQGKTADAEFILENSIYPLGRGAAFFTNGENEFRATPEMLKEDGYYSAVFHANNKSFWNRDIVYNSFGVDRFFSETDYDLGDPADLTEWGLLDDKFFEQSLPMLKDLPRPFYSKFITLTNHYPFEMPKPEDELVPPLETSSTTLNHYVQALAYQDMALGKFIEGLKKDGTWDDTIFMVYGDHYGISTNHNAAMAELMNKDELTPYDVAQLQRVPFVIHLPGQTKGVKHEDVASQIDIKPTLLHLLGQDFKNEVLFGTDLFSKQHKDYALFRDGSVITDKTVYTQETCYDRKTGEEVKDGELAEMCKQSTKQSEKELGLSDKVIYGDLLRFLQTSK
- a CDS encoding DUF2626 family protein — encoded protein: MGRMYRVLGFWTGIIAVMAFIGALGGDASSSEHTDSFLVMGFVFLAQTVFFAALGYLRLTEKTYVYIFGAYLTVFFIVFTYWSNFQM